The proteins below come from a single Chitinophaga pinensis DSM 2588 genomic window:
- a CDS encoding AraC family transcriptional regulator — translation MKKPAIIIHTEELKNKGVDISPIGQLQDYAQIAHRDDHYMFILQQQGRFIWELDFTEMPLKGPTLCFVTPGQVHKYISYANCEGWMVFVNAERIPNQYREIFETYVNTRQSVAVKKEDAAFRVAALLEEILAQPALPLRATLIDSAVDTLAGLIASGIVQSQHSPALVGGQKYNTVIRYKQLVIAQCKTLKQVKAYASLLNITPLYLNEVVKEITGFPASYWINQEILLEAKRLLYYTPLDVKEIAFDLGYEDHAYFSRFFRKNTGMTPTEFRG, via the coding sequence ATGAAAAAGCCCGCAATCATAATACATACAGAGGAACTGAAGAACAAAGGCGTCGATATCAGTCCGATAGGCCAACTGCAGGATTATGCGCAGATCGCTCACCGGGATGATCATTATATGTTTATTCTTCAGCAGCAGGGACGTTTCATCTGGGAACTTGATTTCACCGAAATGCCCCTGAAAGGCCCGACTTTATGTTTCGTAACACCGGGGCAGGTACACAAATACATCAGCTACGCCAATTGCGAGGGATGGATGGTATTTGTCAATGCTGAACGCATTCCCAATCAATACCGGGAGATCTTTGAGACGTATGTGAATACTCGTCAATCCGTTGCTGTAAAGAAAGAGGATGCCGCATTCCGCGTAGCGGCGCTGTTAGAAGAAATACTTGCGCAACCGGCATTACCATTAAGGGCGACGCTGATCGATTCAGCCGTAGATACTTTAGCAGGACTGATCGCATCCGGTATTGTGCAATCACAGCACTCCCCCGCCCTCGTCGGCGGACAGAAATACAATACAGTGATCCGTTACAAGCAACTGGTGATTGCACAATGTAAAACCTTAAAACAGGTGAAAGCATATGCCTCCCTGCTCAATATCACGCCCCTTTATCTCAATGAAGTGGTGAAGGAGATCACCGGCTTTCCAGCAAGTTACTGGATCAACCAGGAAATACTACTCGAAGCTAAACGCTTATTATACTATACCCCGCTAGATGTGAAAGAAATAGCCTTTGACCTGGGCTATGAAGACCACGCTTATTTTTCCCGCTTTTTCAGAAAAAATACCGGTATGACGCCGACCGAATTCAGGGGATAA
- a CDS encoding beta-L-arabinofuranosidase domain-containing protein, translating into MLRNILLSGLLLGTPLFASAQQPKTQTNIYNRSPLSADSYVQLPLGSIKAKGWLLKQLELQRDGATGHAEELYPEADNLGPASDWLGGTGSGWERVPYYVKGLTALAYTLDDPALKARSLKWIKWTLDHQHPDGSFGPAKMKDWWPRMPMMYALQSYYEATGDNKVIPFFTRYFKYELANLDSVPLYEWSKSRTGDNIEIVFWLYNKTGDKFLLELAKKLDQQAYPWADIYTNNAFYHFGGDFHTKHSVSVGQALKFPVLYAQLNHDDVYRQATQKGMAHLLRDHGLAGIIASGTEFLSGKSSFQGVETCTVVEWMQSLETASRIVHDAHLGDQLEKIAFNTLPAQFSRDIKSHLYYTQPNQLFCKHGNSGFDEDYDGGILLSPYSGMGCCRYNMHMGWPYFVKNSWALTSDKGLAVIAYAPVEVNTFVGEGVGVKLNVETNYPFEETIRIHVDPKKTAAFPLTLRIPAWCKSPEVSINGVKQNGVAAGDMLTLRRGWEKGDVVSLHFPMEVHFSDQVNQSVTVERGPLVYALKIDAAYSVRKEHPVKGFFDYEVKPTSPWNYALAVDRNQAAQSVNVEQQAMPENPFVQATTPVRLKLKAQRLSSWRVSDNEMHAEEVPNSPVSSTAAQEEITLVPYGSENIRISNFPVVGTPVAPAGSFQEDFTNATLNTWINYGQWFIKDGAIHAASNKGSWGYGIHGVKCIPSNTYFGDLRCEASVKIGSAGNAGIIFRVSSQNLGADAYNGYYVGIDAENGKIQLGKSSGRKWTLLMEYPQQLEKDKAYTIRINAEGDQIMVYFEQGSTPVITVTDSEFAAGTIGVRSFDCMATVDDIKVTAL; encoded by the coding sequence ATGCTGAGAAACATCTTATTGTCAGGTCTGCTGTTGGGGACTCCCCTGTTTGCTTCGGCGCAGCAGCCTAAAACCCAAACCAATATCTATAACAGGTCGCCCTTGTCTGCTGATAGCTATGTACAGCTGCCACTGGGAAGTATCAAGGCGAAAGGATGGCTGCTGAAACAACTGGAGTTACAGCGTGATGGTGCAACTGGTCATGCGGAAGAATTATACCCGGAGGCGGACAATCTCGGACCCGCTTCTGACTGGCTGGGTGGCACGGGTTCCGGTTGGGAACGTGTCCCCTATTATGTAAAGGGACTGACCGCACTCGCTTATACATTAGACGACCCGGCATTAAAGGCACGTTCTCTCAAATGGATCAAATGGACATTGGATCACCAGCACCCGGACGGCTCTTTCGGTCCCGCGAAAATGAAAGACTGGTGGCCACGTATGCCGATGATGTATGCTTTGCAGAGCTACTATGAAGCCACTGGTGATAACAAGGTCATCCCCTTCTTTACCCGGTATTTTAAATATGAACTGGCCAACCTTGATTCCGTACCTCTGTACGAATGGAGTAAATCCAGGACCGGCGATAATATCGAAATCGTCTTCTGGCTGTATAATAAAACCGGCGATAAATTCCTGCTGGAACTGGCGAAGAAACTGGATCAACAAGCTTACCCATGGGCGGATATCTACACGAATAACGCCTTCTATCACTTCGGCGGTGATTTCCATACAAAACATAGTGTGAGTGTCGGACAGGCATTAAAATTCCCTGTACTGTACGCACAACTCAACCATGACGACGTGTACCGGCAGGCTACGCAGAAAGGCATGGCACATCTGCTGCGGGATCACGGACTGGCAGGTATTATTGCCTCCGGCACGGAATTCCTTTCAGGTAAAAGCTCCTTCCAGGGAGTAGAAACCTGTACAGTGGTAGAATGGATGCAAAGTCTGGAAACTGCCAGCAGGATCGTACATGATGCACATCTGGGCGATCAGCTGGAAAAGATCGCTTTCAATACATTACCGGCACAATTCAGCCGGGATATCAAATCTCATTTATACTATACCCAGCCCAATCAGCTGTTTTGCAAACATGGCAACAGCGGTTTTGATGAAGATTATGATGGTGGCATCCTGCTGAGTCCTTACTCCGGTATGGGTTGTTGCCGTTATAATATGCACATGGGCTGGCCTTATTTCGTTAAAAACAGCTGGGCGCTGACGAGCGACAAAGGTCTGGCTGTAATTGCCTATGCGCCGGTAGAAGTGAATACGTTTGTCGGAGAAGGTGTGGGGGTCAAACTCAATGTTGAAACCAATTATCCATTCGAAGAAACTATCCGGATCCATGTAGATCCGAAGAAAACGGCGGCGTTTCCGTTGACACTCAGGATACCTGCCTGGTGTAAGTCTCCGGAAGTGAGCATTAATGGTGTAAAACAAAACGGAGTTGCCGCCGGTGATATGCTTACGCTGCGCCGTGGCTGGGAAAAAGGCGATGTAGTGTCGCTGCATTTCCCGATGGAAGTACATTTCAGCGATCAGGTCAATCAGTCGGTAACTGTGGAACGCGGTCCGCTGGTATATGCCCTGAAAATAGATGCCGCCTACTCTGTTCGAAAGGAGCATCCGGTAAAAGGCTTCTTTGACTATGAAGTTAAACCTACTTCTCCCTGGAACTATGCACTGGCGGTCGACCGTAATCAGGCAGCACAATCAGTAAACGTAGAACAGCAGGCCATGCCGGAAAACCCTTTTGTACAGGCGACGACGCCTGTCCGTCTGAAACTGAAGGCACAAAGGCTGTCCTCCTGGAGAGTATCTGACAATGAAATGCACGCGGAAGAAGTGCCGAATAGTCCGGTAAGTTCAACAGCTGCACAGGAAGAAATCACACTGGTCCCTTATGGTTCGGAGAACATCCGTATCAGTAATTTCCCGGTGGTCGGTACGCCTGTGGCGCCTGCGGGCAGCTTCCAGGAAGATTTTACCAATGCGACATTAAATACCTGGATTAACTACGGACAATGGTTCATTAAGGACGGCGCTATCCACGCGGCTTCCAATAAAGGTTCCTGGGGTTACGGCATACACGGCGTGAAATGTATTCCTTCCAATACCTATTTCGGTGACCTGCGTTGTGAAGCGTCTGTCAAAATAGGTTCTGCTGGCAATGCGGGCATCATTTTCCGGGTTTCTTCACAAAACCTGGGCGCTGATGCCTATAATGGCTACTATGTCGGTATTGACGCTGAAAATGGCAAGATACAACTGGGTAAATCCTCCGGCAGGAAATGGACTTTACTGATGGAGTATCCGCAGCAGCTGGAAAAGGACAAAGCCTACACGATCAGGATAAACGCCGAGGGCGATCAGATCATGGTTTACTTTGAGCAGGGCAGCACACCTGTTATTACGGTAACAGATAGTGAATTTGCGGCAGGTACGATAGGCGTCCGGTCTTTTGACTGTATGGCTACAGTAGACGATATTAAAGTAACCGCTTTATAA
- a CDS encoding MFS transporter yields the protein MNTIQTINNTQSNTPPDTFSSARTAAEKTFAQIIIPIIISVFAIYLTIGMTLGSIPGFVKNDLHAGSLIVGIAIGLQSLATLLTRAYAGRITDTKGAKKSNQHGVLLIMAAGVIYVLAAVCSQQVSMALGLVFLARIIHGISESLSITGALTWGIGLVGTSKSGKVMTWNGIAMYAGIAVGAPVAIWMKGAVGISYVFGLIILLSAISWLATIRLNALPVDAAHLRPPFYKVIGLVTGQGLGLAFASIGFACISSFISLLFTEKNWGNSSLAFITFGGFYILTRVFFSSFPDKYGGYKVALVSLCIEAFGQLLIGTASSATMAIVGCSLTGIGFSLMFPSLGVLAIRKVSPQMRGTALSAYSAFFDLSLGLAGPIAGIIAGWYDYEAIYLFGTVSCLLAVMILFFNNKNR from the coding sequence ATGAATACGATACAAACTATCAACAACACGCAAAGCAACACCCCTCCGGACACGTTTTCGTCGGCTCGTACCGCTGCTGAAAAGACATTTGCACAGATCATTATCCCGATCATTATTTCCGTTTTTGCCATATATCTTACTATCGGTATGACACTGGGCTCCATACCAGGGTTTGTCAAAAACGATCTCCATGCAGGCAGTCTGATTGTCGGCATAGCCATCGGCCTGCAATCACTGGCTACCTTACTGACAAGGGCGTATGCGGGCAGGATCACAGATACCAAAGGCGCTAAAAAAAGTAACCAACATGGCGTATTACTTATTATGGCGGCGGGTGTGATCTATGTACTGGCAGCAGTATGTAGTCAGCAGGTGAGCATGGCCTTAGGACTGGTCTTCCTGGCGAGGATCATACACGGCATCTCAGAAAGTCTGTCGATAACCGGCGCCCTCACCTGGGGTATTGGTCTGGTGGGTACTTCGAAATCAGGCAAGGTCATGACCTGGAATGGTATCGCCATGTATGCAGGCATTGCTGTCGGTGCACCGGTAGCGATATGGATGAAGGGAGCTGTTGGCATCAGTTATGTGTTCGGACTGATTATATTATTGTCCGCTATCAGCTGGCTGGCTACGATCAGGCTGAACGCGCTGCCGGTAGATGCGGCACATTTAAGACCACCGTTCTACAAGGTCATCGGACTGGTTACCGGACAAGGTCTCGGACTCGCATTTGCGTCTATTGGATTTGCCTGTATATCCTCTTTTATTTCCCTGTTATTTACAGAAAAGAACTGGGGGAATTCTTCTCTGGCTTTTATAACATTTGGTGGTTTCTATATACTGACGCGCGTATTTTTCTCTTCTTTTCCTGATAAATACGGTGGATACAAGGTGGCGCTGGTATCATTGTGTATAGAAGCATTTGGTCAGCTATTGATAGGTACAGCGTCTTCTGCCACTATGGCTATTGTGGGTTGTAGTCTGACGGGAATAGGTTTCTCCCTTATGTTCCCATCCTTAGGTGTACTGGCTATCAGGAAAGTATCGCCACAAATGAGAGGCACTGCATTGAGCGCTTATTCTGCGTTCTTTGATCTCTCGCTGGGACTGGCCGGTCCTATTGCCGGTATTATCGCCGGGTGGTATGACTACGAAGCCATTTACCTGTTTGGTACGGTTAGTTGTCTGCTGGCTGTTATGATCCTCTTCTTCAACAATAAAAACCGGTAG
- a CDS encoding alkaline phosphatase family protein: MNSLKYTMTLLLAAGSLSAIAQKKDNTLYPEGIQHVVVIGVDGLSPDGIRQAATPVLHKMITEGSVKWNVRTVLPSSSSSNWASMIMGAGVEQHGITDNDWERDAHSLPAIVRNEEGIFPTIFGVLRNNYPQAEIGAVYHWGGFGRLFEKHAVSYDKTFSTEDSTTQAFTAYLQKKPLFAFLHLDHVDGAGHEHGHGSTAYYQAVSKADSLIGEVLTGIKKAGIAQQTLVIVTADHGGVGYGHGGATPEETEIAMILYGKGIRKGYLIPEQVATYDLAATIAFALKTVPPYVWIGRPLRSAFEGFAAPSNLWLGKSLLSAPVIEPKKYLYQQAGGLYINTTAQVSISTTAQDAVTRYTLDGSQPDHTSPRYTQAFTLKKSTVVRAASFDKKDNESSPAVAYYRLVDSTQGNGLRVQLYTGQGWKYLPLFKDLTPVKEWQAYEFALNREQLLSMPDRQNGVFGIVFTGYLQIDTSGEYTFYNSSDDGSKLFVDEKEVVNNDGNHGVTERSGSILLSAGRHPIRVEFYNGEGGFWLDAFYKGPGLYKQLIPADKLFLNRQ, from the coding sequence ATGAATAGTTTGAAGTATACGATGACACTGCTCCTGGCAGCAGGCAGTCTTTCCGCTATTGCACAAAAAAAAGACAATACCCTTTATCCCGAAGGAATTCAGCATGTCGTAGTAATCGGCGTGGATGGCCTCAGTCCGGATGGCATCCGGCAGGCAGCTACGCCCGTATTGCATAAGATGATTACGGAAGGCAGTGTGAAATGGAATGTACGTACCGTCCTGCCTTCTTCCAGCAGTTCCAACTGGGCCTCCATGATCATGGGCGCAGGTGTTGAACAACATGGTATCACAGACAATGACTGGGAACGTGACGCGCATTCACTGCCTGCAATTGTACGCAATGAGGAGGGTATCTTTCCGACTATCTTTGGCGTTTTACGTAACAACTATCCGCAAGCAGAGATAGGCGCGGTATATCACTGGGGCGGGTTTGGCCGTCTCTTTGAAAAGCACGCAGTATCCTATGATAAGACTTTCTCTACAGAAGATTCCACCACACAGGCATTCACGGCTTATCTGCAAAAGAAACCCTTATTCGCCTTCCTGCACCTCGACCATGTTGATGGCGCTGGCCATGAACACGGACATGGATCAACAGCCTATTATCAGGCCGTATCCAAGGCTGATTCCCTGATCGGAGAAGTATTGACAGGCATCAAAAAAGCAGGTATCGCACAGCAAACGCTGGTCATCGTAACTGCAGATCACGGCGGCGTTGGATATGGACACGGCGGCGCTACGCCGGAAGAAACAGAAATTGCTATGATCCTGTATGGTAAAGGGATCAGAAAAGGATATCTGATACCTGAACAGGTAGCTACATATGATCTTGCAGCGACGATTGCTTTTGCACTGAAGACAGTCCCGCCCTATGTATGGATCGGCAGACCACTCAGGAGCGCTTTTGAAGGCTTTGCTGCACCATCTAATCTATGGTTGGGCAAATCACTGCTCTCCGCGCCTGTGATCGAACCCAAAAAGTACCTCTACCAGCAGGCCGGCGGTTTATATATCAATACCACTGCACAGGTAAGTATCAGCACCACCGCGCAGGATGCAGTGACCAGGTATACCCTGGATGGTAGTCAGCCGGATCACACTTCTCCACGCTATACACAAGCTTTTACGCTGAAAAAGTCTACTGTAGTGAGAGCTGCTTCGTTTGACAAAAAAGACAATGAAAGCAGTCCGGCAGTCGCTTATTACAGACTGGTGGATAGTACGCAGGGTAATGGACTGCGCGTGCAACTTTATACCGGACAGGGATGGAAATACCTGCCATTATTTAAAGACCTCACACCTGTGAAGGAATGGCAGGCATATGAATTTGCGTTAAACCGCGAACAACTATTGTCAATGCCCGATCGACAAAACGGCGTATTCGGCATTGTCTTTACAGGTTATCTGCAGATAGATACCAGCGGAGAATATACGTTCTACAACAGCTCCGATGATGGTAGTAAACTTTTTGTAGATGAAAAAGAAGTCGTTAATAACGATGGTAATCATGGTGTAACAGAGCGCTCCGGCAGTATCCTTTTAAGCGCAGGCAGGCATCCGATACGGGTAGAATTTTACAATGGAGAAGGCGGTTTCTGGCTGGATGCATTTTACAAAGGGCCAGGACTATACAAACAATTGATCCCGGCGGACAAACTTTTCTTAAACAGGCAATAA
- a CDS encoding HD domain-containing protein, translated as MQLNRQEIEARIEAIFNLYNKYGQEEYGEGVTQLMHMVQAGKLAQQEGYDNEMILAAFYHDIGHFLEHGESMGVYGKMAHDQLGKQYLAENGFPEKMGILVASHVDAKRYLTYSNAAYYDLLSEASKKTLEYQGGPMTAEEAADYEKDPLLDSYIKLRYWDDQAKEIDIPVNPADVQMFRELTLQYLLAYHGLPA; from the coding sequence ATGCAACTGAACAGGCAGGAGATTGAAGCGCGTATAGAGGCCATCTTCAATCTGTATAATAAGTACGGTCAGGAGGAATACGGAGAAGGCGTTACACAATTAATGCACATGGTGCAGGCGGGTAAACTGGCGCAACAGGAAGGTTACGATAATGAAATGATACTGGCTGCTTTTTATCATGATATCGGGCATTTCCTGGAACACGGGGAAAGCATGGGGGTATACGGGAAAATGGCACATGATCAGTTGGGCAAACAATACCTTGCAGAAAACGGTTTCCCTGAAAAGATGGGTATACTGGTCGCAAGTCATGTAGACGCCAAACGCTATCTGACCTACAGCAATGCAGCCTATTACGACCTGCTTTCCGAGGCTTCCAAAAAGACACTGGAATACCAGGGCGGACCGATGACGGCTGAAGAAGCAGCCGACTATGAAAAAGATCCTTTGCTCGACAGCTATATCAAGCTGCGTTACTGGGATGACCAGGCCAAAGAGATCGATATACCGGTAAATCCGGCGGATGTGCAGATGTTCCGGGAACTTACGCTGCAATACCTGCTGGCATACCATGGATTACCTGCATAA